The nucleotide sequence CGCTGAAACTTTTCGCAGTAGGCCAGCCAGTAGTGAGACGCCATGACGGGTTGAGCACGCTGCAGGTGCGTGAATCCCGGCAGGACGACGTCCGCATCGGCTTCACATCGCTCGACAAAGGCCTTTTGCAGTTCTTCGAGCAATCCGTCGAGGGTTGTCAGGGAATCGCGCACGTACAGCTTGAGATCCGTCGAGACCTGATCATTTCGACTGCGAGCGGTGTGCAGTTTGCGGCCCACATCGCCGATCCGCTGAATCAGGGCCGACTCGATGTGCATATGGATGTCTTCGAGTTCCGTCTTCCAGACCATCTCGCCCCGGGCGATTTCGCCCCCGATCTGGTCCAGGGTTTCGACAATCTGACGGCATTCGTCCGCAGTGAGCAGTCCGACTTTGGCCAGCATGCGAGCGTGCGCCTGCGAACCCCGAATATCGACGGCGGCAAGTCGATGATCAAAGGAAATGGATTCGGTGAATTTCTCGACGCGCGGGTCGGTCTGTTCGTCGAAGGCACCGCCCCAAGGTTTGACGGACAAGATTGGCTCCTGCAATAAAATCTCTGTATCGATCAGGCGTGATGCACGCTTTTATCAAAATCTCGTTGAAGCAGGTACGGTTCGCAACGCCCATAGGCAGAAAAACTCCGTGCCATGTTCTTGCCGGAAGGGCTGCTTCTGATCACCGGACGTGCCCCGTTCCCGACGCCGTTGGGCTGTCCCTCAAAGGGTTCAATGCACGACGCATTCGGTTCGCGCGGCGTCGGCCTAGGAACCGTGGACGGTCTCTCGAGGCCAGGTGTACCCTTTCTGCTGGCGAAAACCCTTCAGCCGAATCGTTCCGTCAGGATCCAGGTCCATGACGGAATAACCATTGTTTTCGGTACCGGCGCCCTCCACCATCGCAACCAGAGTGCAGTAGTGAATGCCGCCGATCTCGCGGAGATCGTTCTGATGGCTATGTCCCTGGAAGACTGCCAGCACCTTGCCGGACTGCTCCAGCACCTGACGAACTTCCGGGCCGTTTTTCACCCCGTGATCGTTACTCACATCCAGACGCTGATGGGCGAAGACGACCGTCTTTTTCTGAGTCCCCTTGAGGTCCGCTCGAAGCCATTCCACCTCGGCCGGAGGGATGTTGGCGTCCGTCCACTGGGAATTTTTTCGTCCATACGGTTGGCCGTCACTGCGGAAACACGCGTCGAGCACGACGAAATGAAAGTCCCCCCGGTCGAATGAGTAATAAGACTTTGATTGACCGACGGCCTCCAGAAACTCGTTCTTGGTCAGCGTATCGACGCAGTGATTTCCCAGGACATAGTGGCGATCCCGGGAAATTGCCGAGAACTCGCGATCGATCGTGTTGAGGTATCGCAGCTCTGTTTCCACGGTATCCGCGGCGTCGATGAAGTCACCCAGTTCGACGACAAAGTTCGCTGTCTGCTGCTCAAACTCGGTCGCTGCATCGGTCAGTTTCTTCAGGGTGTCGCGATAGTGACGAGTCCCCGCCGCAGGTTTATCTGCGTAGTGCAGGTCTGTAATCAGGCCCACTTTCAGCGATTTTTCATTGGGTTCCGCGAAGAGAGAGTGGGGATCGAGTACGGAGGCGGCGGCCAGGCAAAGCACACCGTGATGAAAAAAGGCTCGTCTACCGACACGTGTTG is from Schlesneria sp. DSM 10557 and encodes:
- a CDS encoding metallophosphoesterase, with translation MMMSDRESATRVGRRAFFHHGVLCLAAASVLDPHSLFAEPNEKSLKVGLITDLHYADKPAAGTRHYRDTLKKLTDAATEFEQQTANFVVELGDFIDAADTVETELRYLNTIDREFSAISRDRHYVLGNHCVDTLTKNEFLEAVGQSKSYYSFDRGDFHFVVLDACFRSDGQPYGRKNSQWTDANIPPAEVEWLRADLKGTQKKTVVFAHQRLDVSNDHGVKNGPEVRQVLEQSGKVLAVFQGHSHQNDLREIGGIHYCTLVAMVEGAGTENNGYSVMDLDPDGTIRLKGFRQQKGYTWPRETVHGS